A region from the Kiritimatiellia bacterium genome encodes:
- a CDS encoding carboxypeptidase regulatory-like domain-containing protein — translation MSSVRRLLVRRGQILAAWAGLVAATSQAPAGPTNRVAVPFDFSYEASAAGEAFGITPSTPWIWLPPVSEGRAFFSVGNIPYAFALRANALFEYDAGDVWPGNLVPMRIWIEPAEDSDRPELYGIFGFEVGVAVRPVVVHRPVLNFGKDFCVRYAADGPAPLGPSLLGGIDAIECVGLPLSEVLGSSTRAIVRAIAGTADALNRAQFGFCAINVCAEGVLEGEHIEVLAAGHRLRFRGYGQQYGTNVLVHIPLERENPYSDVEPLMVSAAYCYNFYQSMGLVLSLIPPIELWITPSIFDRWSNLLPGSYAPPALPRLHDGTYYMKSVAGAVQPAGRPQEITLPIAETPNLPDLVVAAVALNPSSPDPAESGRAYAAETSTVRVTIANLGVRATEPSAILRWRMDLDGSNLVPWTALGPPGAAPILAPNSTMSLYVPCRFSEGRHNIAISLTYLQVKQYTNGAPVYGMGDPRPENHFNVQFPVYVHAERGTVRGIVDTNPSWPGSGIPGLLVWLHGPRYSAWTTSSLAPGEHRGTFRFPRVPTDDYTLEILMPTNGAPDGRDYANRAFVFHHDVGGVTELRGTWLAQYQTAIGRLRDASTGLPIINATVEYGVPSFRTTNTDATGSFRLRRVPPRGPVECRFSHPLYEPRRIAFDLRVDNTWQTNTVVRQYMDLDTAETGWADEWGTLYLVRDISPPVLDWVPPPRDGAVVTSLVVHLRPSDGPYRDVARWRWLIANVNSQIVASAGWMPWTTPSNREDFVATAFNVSNLADGRYTLQLYAEDPAGLQTNVAISFVRDSVAPSGTLEIAEGAISVGEPTVPITIRLAQPEPLWWTVELSNDGVTWSPPFTLSGTAATLPAWPLAPSGYVGQVTVTARVTDASGHIVGMSDSIAVDASGLVQLAGGAPFYGGTNVPVDVFIRPPPPWTLYDEPAYGQSLEIGREPSGAARAQRFVLTTAATVGAVRVAVSCAGYPDAPLELRLVGSLGDSPTGAPPTLAVGTLTPPALPADGVCTVAFPSAVILSPGTYYLITRTGAVSTQSFWRVGSGYSEYGNHQLRYDFLPGSGWRAGDTNPAIGCATLAFRLLDDRRGQIRFAADSVCDTEPWTTYTGPAVVLTNLPVAGAGRQTVAVQYRNPFTTGLDRVYYDSVVVDLVAPTVQTASIVRVNTEDGVVSIRLLATDDVAGVRQALWSFDGGAHWQATNWLPELHLPFVSPFSGVLLRVVDEAGLTSQVAVVETRRDLFPPEFNFSINNADAYTRSPTVTLRFAVWDDRPLRACRIRVREQTSGRDYGPWAGTVTSVPIALPPTSIESGTGTVATTLDGRYQFEATATDGEGRSSPLRLASITLDRQPPTASLWLCDEGGRNWTTGAVIHARLEVADANPDLRMRQRLNGGPWSLSAPLPAGLSSWVLVADSVPPRHHELEMEISDAAGNCVTARAALRVNHRPLTPTALWPRGEIGDTSPKLFASDFSDPDGEPVGAAEYLVREGRIEVLASGPTTPGTFAVARGLLQEGHVYTWVVRYMDADGLWSEWSEPTVFEVAADSDHDGLSDHVEKTTGTHPLNPDTDGDGIPDGTEDRNLNGAVDPSESDPRSADTDNDALPDGIEDRNRNGERDPGETDPANPDTDQDGLRDGEEDTNANGRFEPALGETHPNLADTDGDSQSDGDERYAGTDPNDRSACFALTQLTVVPDGLTAHLRWKGRGHRRYWIEAARRPGASWKPLQSVVPEGGNPPWYFLDDISFTVPLEISARFFRIRIEPPETVPPDPR, via the coding sequence ATGTCCTCTGTGCGGCGACTGTTGGTTCGCCGAGGGCAGATCCTCGCCGCCTGGGCCGGACTCGTGGCCGCGACGAGCCAGGCACCTGCCGGCCCGACCAACCGCGTTGCCGTCCCATTCGATTTCAGCTATGAGGCGTCCGCCGCGGGGGAGGCGTTCGGCATCACCCCCTCCACCCCGTGGATCTGGCTGCCGCCGGTCAGCGAGGGCCGCGCCTTCTTTTCGGTCGGCAACATTCCCTACGCGTTCGCGTTGCGCGCCAACGCGCTGTTCGAATACGACGCGGGCGACGTGTGGCCGGGCAACCTGGTGCCGATGCGGATCTGGATCGAGCCCGCGGAGGACTCGGACCGGCCGGAGCTTTACGGCATTTTCGGTTTTGAGGTCGGCGTCGCAGTGAGGCCGGTCGTTGTTCACCGGCCCGTGCTGAACTTCGGCAAGGACTTCTGCGTGCGATACGCCGCGGACGGTCCAGCCCCTCTCGGCCCCTCACTGCTGGGAGGCATCGACGCGATCGAGTGCGTCGGGCTGCCGCTGTCGGAAGTGCTGGGCAGCAGCACGCGCGCGATTGTCCGTGCGATCGCCGGCACCGCGGATGCACTCAACCGTGCGCAGTTTGGTTTCTGCGCAATCAATGTGTGCGCAGAGGGAGTGCTGGAGGGCGAGCACATCGAGGTGCTGGCGGCTGGTCATCGGCTGCGGTTCCGCGGCTACGGTCAGCAGTACGGAACGAACGTCCTGGTCCATATCCCGCTCGAACGCGAAAACCCCTACAGCGACGTCGAACCGCTCATGGTCTCCGCGGCCTACTGCTACAACTTCTACCAATCCATGGGGCTGGTTCTCTCCCTGATCCCGCCAATCGAGCTGTGGATCACACCCTCGATTTTTGACCGCTGGTCGAACCTCCTACCGGGGTCGTATGCGCCGCCGGCGCTCCCCCGCCTCCACGACGGCACGTACTACATGAAAAGCGTCGCCGGCGCCGTCCAGCCGGCCGGACGCCCCCAGGAAATCACGTTGCCGATTGCGGAGACACCCAACCTCCCGGACCTGGTCGTGGCCGCTGTCGCGCTGAACCCCTCGTCACCCGATCCGGCCGAGAGCGGTCGGGCGTATGCCGCAGAAACCTCCACCGTGCGCGTGACCATTGCGAATCTCGGCGTTCGTGCAACGGAGCCGTCCGCCATCCTCCGTTGGCGCATGGACCTGGACGGCTCAAACCTGGTGCCGTGGACAGCGCTCGGCCCGCCCGGTGCCGCGCCGATTCTGGCGCCGAACTCGACGATGAGTCTCTATGTCCCCTGCCGGTTCTCCGAGGGCCGCCACAACATCGCGATCTCGCTGACCTATCTCCAAGTCAAACAGTACACGAACGGTGCGCCAGTCTACGGCATGGGGGACCCACGACCAGAAAACCACTTCAACGTGCAGTTTCCGGTGTACGTCCACGCCGAACGCGGAACCGTCCGGGGAATCGTCGACACGAATCCCTCCTGGCCCGGCTCCGGCATTCCAGGGCTGCTGGTCTGGCTGCATGGCCCCCGCTACTCCGCCTGGACAACCTCCAGCCTGGCCCCCGGTGAACACCGCGGCACCTTCCGGTTCCCCCGCGTGCCCACCGATGACTACACGCTCGAGATCCTGATGCCCACCAACGGCGCCCCGGATGGCCGGGACTACGCCAATCGCGCGTTTGTTTTTCATCACGATGTCGGCGGCGTCACCGAACTGCGCGGTACGTGGCTGGCGCAGTACCAGACTGCAATCGGGCGGCTCCGGGACGCCTCGACCGGCCTGCCCATTATCAACGCCACCGTCGAGTACGGCGTCCCATCGTTCCGCACGACGAACACCGACGCCACCGGCAGCTTCCGCCTGCGACGGGTGCCGCCACGAGGCCCCGTCGAGTGCCGGTTCTCACATCCGCTCTACGAGCCTCGCCGCATCGCGTTTGACCTGCGCGTGGATAACACCTGGCAAACCAACACGGTCGTGCGCCAGTACATGGATCTCGACACCGCTGAAACCGGCTGGGCGGACGAGTGGGGAACGTTGTATCTCGTCCGCGACATCAGCCCACCCGTGCTGGACTGGGTGCCGCCCCCGCGCGACGGCGCGGTCGTCACGAGCCTTGTCGTGCACTTGCGCCCCTCCGACGGCCCCTATCGCGATGTTGCCCGCTGGCGGTGGCTGATCGCGAACGTCAACAGCCAGATCGTCGCCTCCGCGGGATGGATGCCGTGGACGACGCCGAGCAACCGCGAGGACTTCGTCGCGACCGCCTTCAACGTCAGCAACCTTGCCGACGGACGCTACACGCTGCAGCTCTACGCAGAGGATCCCGCAGGCCTGCAGACGAACGTCGCCATCTCGTTCGTGCGGGACTCCGTCGCGCCCTCCGGTACCTTGGAGATTGCGGAGGGCGCAATCTCGGTGGGAGAACCGACCGTACCGATCACGATCCGCCTTGCGCAGCCGGAACCGCTCTGGTGGACCGTGGAGCTCTCGAACGACGGTGTCACATGGTCCCCGCCGTTTACGCTGAGCGGAACGGCCGCCACCCTGCCTGCCTGGCCGCTGGCGCCGTCCGGCTATGTCGGCCAGGTCACCGTCACCGCGCGCGTCACCGACGCGTCAGGTCACATCGTTGGAATGTCGGACTCGATCGCGGTGGACGCCAGCGGTCTCGTTCAGCTGGCGGGCGGTGCACCGTTCTATGGCGGCACCAACGTCCCGGTGGACGTCTTTATCCGGCCGCCGCCGCCCTGGACACTGTACGACGAGCCCGCTTACGGCCAATCGCTTGAAATCGGCCGCGAACCGAGCGGCGCAGCTCGCGCGCAGCGTTTCGTGCTGACCACTGCCGCCACCGTCGGCGCGGTCCGTGTCGCGGTCTCCTGCGCCGGCTACCCCGACGCCCCGCTCGAACTGCGGCTGGTCGGCTCGCTCGGCGACTCGCCCACCGGCGCGCCTCCGACGCTGGCCGTCGGAACGCTCACACCTCCCGCTCTCCCGGCCGACGGCGTGTGCACCGTCGCGTTCCCTAGCGCGGTCATCCTCTCTCCCGGCACCTACTACCTCATCACGCGCACCGGCGCCGTCTCCACCCAGTCCTTCTGGCGCGTCGGCAGCGGCTACAGCGAATACGGCAACCATCAGCTTCGCTACGATTTTCTGCCGGGCTCCGGATGGCGCGCCGGGGACACCAACCCCGCCATCGGCTGCGCGACCCTCGCGTTCCGCCTGCTCGACGACCGCCGCGGCCAGATCCGGTTCGCAGCGGATTCGGTCTGCGACACCGAACCCTGGACAACCTACACCGGCCCCGCCGTCGTACTCACGAATCTCCCCGTTGCTGGGGCGGGGCGCCAAACCGTTGCGGTCCAGTATCGCAACCCCTTCACCACTGGACTCGATCGCGTCTACTACGATTCGGTGGTGGTGGACCTCGTGGCACCAACGGTCCAAACGGCGTCCATCGTGCGCGTGAACACAGAGGACGGTGTGGTGTCCATCCGGCTGCTGGCCACCGACGACGTGGCGGGTGTGCGACAGGCCCTGTGGTCGTTTGACGGCGGCGCACATTGGCAGGCAACGAACTGGCTGCCCGAGCTGCATCTGCCGTTCGTTTCCCCGTTCAGCGGCGTCTTGCTGCGCGTCGTGGACGAGGCGGGCCTGACCAGCCAAGTTGCCGTCGTGGAGACGCGACGTGATCTTTTCCCTCCCGAGTTCAACTTTTCCATCAACAATGCAGACGCCTACACCCGCTCGCCCACCGTGACACTGCGATTCGCGGTCTGGGACGACCGGCCCCTCAGAGCCTGCCGGATCCGTGTGCGCGAGCAGACCAGCGGCCGGGACTACGGGCCATGGGCGGGCACTGTGACCTCCGTCCCCATCGCGCTGCCTCCCACATCGATCGAGTCGGGCACCGGCACCGTGGCCACGACCCTCGACGGACGCTATCAGTTCGAGGCGACAGCCACCGATGGCGAGGGCCGCTCCTCGCCGCTGCGGCTCGCCTCGATCACGCTCGACCGTCAGCCCCCCACCGCCTCGCTGTGGCTCTGCGACGAAGGCGGCCGCAACTGGACGACCGGTGCGGTGATTCATGCCCGCCTGGAGGTCGCCGATGCGAATCCGGACCTTCGCATGCGCCAGCGGCTGAACGGCGGGCCCTGGTCCCTCTCCGCACCACTGCCCGCCGGTCTCTCCTCCTGGGTACTGGTGGCCGACAGTGTCCCTCCGCGCCATCACGAGCTCGAGATGGAGATCAGCGACGCAGCCGGCAATTGCGTGACCGCCCGAGCAGCACTGCGGGTGAACCACCGTCCGCTCACGCCGACGGCGCTCTGGCCGCGAGGCGAGATCGGTGACACTTCGCCGAAATTGTTCGCCAGCGACTTCAGCGATCCCGACGGCGAGCCCGTCGGCGCCGCAGAGTACCTCGTGCGGGAGGGACGTATCGAGGTGCTCGCCTCCGGCCCCACGACCCCCGGCACGTTTGCGGTCGCCCGCGGACTTCTGCAGGAAGGTCACGTCTACACCTGGGTGGTCCGCTACATGGACGCTGACGGACTTTGGTCGGAGTGGAGCGAACCCACCGTCTTTGAGGTCGCCGCCGACAGCGACCACGACGGCCTGAGCGACCACGTCGAAAAAACTACCGGCACGCATCCCCTGAATCCTGACACGGACGGCGACGGCATTCCGGACGGTACCGAGGACCGCAACCTGAACGGCGCAGTGGACCCATCGGAAAGTGACCCGCGCAGCGCGGACACCGACAACGATGCGCTGCCCGACGGCATCGAAGATCGAAACCGCAACGGCGAACGCGATCCCGGCGAAACCGACCCCGCCAATCCGGACACCGATCAGGACGGCCTCCGTGACGGCGAGGAGGATACAAACGCGAACGGCCGGTTCGAGCCGGCGCTGGGCGAAACACATCCGAACCTCGCCGACACTGACGGGGACAGTCAGAGCGACGGCGATGAGCGATACGCCGGCACAGACCCGAACGATCGCAGCGCGTGCTTCGCCCTGACCCAGCTCACCGTCGTTCCCGATGGTCTGACTGCACATCTGCGATGGAAAGGACGCGGCCACCGACGGTACTGGATCGAAGCCGCCCGACGACCGGGTGCCTCGTGGAAGCCGCTGCAGAGCGTGGTACCGGAAGGAGGAAATCCGCCGTGGTATTTCCTCGATGACATCAGCTTCACGGTCCCGTTGGAGATCTCCGCACGGTTCTTCCGGATTCGTATCGAGCCCCCCGAAACGGTTCCGCCAGACCCCAGATAG
- a CDS encoding trypsin-like peptidase domain-containing protein: MCRFAQSPASRVVAAWLALPLAATAVPLGSARRTPLVEAVQRALPAVVNIGTEQLVKVVPADPLQQFRSEMFDRFFRDLLGQPPMPGYQVRHSLGSGVIIDSLGYILTNFHVIERATAIRVTLVDGRPYTAQLIAGDELNDLALLRIEPDRPLAEIAFGREDDLMLGEPVVALGNPYGLAHTVTAGVLSAKNREARHGDRVIFRDILQTDAAVNPGSSGGPLINADGEMIGINVAILPEGQNIGFAVPVGRVRALLTEWLSPRNLKRIWLGVDMVERQGRIEITSVEAGGPAGGAGLRAGDHLTAIDGRAVTSLLDVYRRLLRVQPGDRLTLTTERAGRPVIAEVVAAPVPRPDGRALAMRRLGLDLAEPSPDDPIRGGLVIVAVRPGSAAARAGLHEGVRLLRIAGRAITTLDDVGAVLEAAPAGATVWLAVAVFDRGEGFLLARTQSVPLTLD; this comes from the coding sequence ATGTGCCGTTTCGCACAGTCCCCGGCTTCACGAGTTGTCGCCGCCTGGCTCGCCCTCCCCCTCGCGGCCACCGCCGTACCGCTGGGATCGGCGCGGCGCACCCCTCTGGTCGAAGCGGTGCAGCGGGCGCTGCCCGCCGTTGTGAACATCGGCACCGAGCAACTGGTGAAGGTTGTACCCGCCGACCCGCTGCAGCAGTTCCGCAGCGAGATGTTCGACCGTTTTTTCCGCGACCTGTTGGGTCAGCCCCCGATGCCCGGCTATCAGGTGCGCCATTCGTTGGGCTCAGGCGTCATCATTGACTCCCTCGGCTACATCCTCACGAACTTTCATGTAATTGAGCGCGCAACTGCGATTCGTGTCACACTCGTGGACGGCCGCCCCTATACCGCGCAACTGATCGCGGGCGACGAGCTGAATGACCTGGCGCTGCTCCGGATCGAACCCGACCGACCGCTGGCAGAAATCGCCTTCGGCCGAGAGGACGACTTGATGCTCGGAGAACCGGTCGTCGCGCTGGGCAACCCCTATGGGCTGGCGCACACGGTCACCGCCGGCGTGCTCTCCGCTAAAAACCGCGAGGCGCGGCACGGCGATCGCGTGATCTTCCGCGACATTCTCCAGACGGACGCCGCGGTGAACCCCGGCAGTTCGGGCGGACCGTTGATCAATGCGGATGGCGAAATGATCGGCATCAACGTCGCGATCCTGCCCGAGGGTCAAAACATCGGCTTCGCGGTGCCCGTCGGGCGCGTCCGGGCACTGCTGACCGAGTGGCTTTCCCCCCGCAATCTGAAACGCATCTGGCTTGGTGTCGACATGGTCGAACGACAGGGGCGCATCGAAATCACCAGCGTGGAGGCAGGCGGACCGGCCGGCGGAGCGGGTCTTCGTGCCGGCGACCATTTGACTGCGATCGACGGCCGCGCCGTCACTTCGCTGCTCGACGTGTATCGCCGACTGCTTCGCGTGCAGCCGGGTGACCGCCTCACCCTCACCACCGAGCGGGCGGGACGCCCGGTGATCGCGGAGGTCGTCGCCGCCCCCGTGCCCCGCCCCGACGGCCGCGCGCTCGCGATGCGGCGGCTCGGTCTCGACCTCGCGGAGCCATCGCCGGACGACCCGATCCGGGGAGGGCTGGTGATCGTTGCGGTGCGACCAGGCAGCGCCGCGGCTCGCGCGGGCCTGCACGAAGGCGTCCGCCTGCTCCGGATCGCCGGCCGCGCCATCACCACGCTCGACGACGTGGGTGCGGTGTTGGAGGCCGCGCCGGCCGGCGCAACGGTCTGGCTGGCGGTGGCGGTCTTTGACCGCGGCGAAGGGTTCCTGCTGGCCCGCACGCAATCGGTGCCACTGACGCTCGACTGA
- a CDS encoding ABC transporter ATP-binding protein, which produces MPPDSAIVLEADHLTRRFGRVTAVEDVSFQIRRGEIVGMLGPNGAGKTTTLRMVAGFLCPTAGDARVAGRSVTDDPIGARRRLGYLPEHAALYPEMRAGEYLRFRAELKGVPRARIAARVDEAAELCGVRPVLRRLIGELSKGYRQRVALADALVHEPQLLVLDEPTLGLDPNQIRQVRELIRALAERHTVLISSHILPEIEMTCHRVLILHRGRLLADGPVAELAAQLHRRRRIMMQVRAPAAEVRRQIAMLTGTSDVLTESLADGWLEVQLEATAGDDLRPSLAALAAARGWPLRELRREELSLEQVFLALTGADGRGGPR; this is translated from the coding sequence ATGCCCCCCGATTCCGCCATTGTGCTGGAGGCCGACCATCTGACGCGGCGGTTCGGCCGCGTGACCGCAGTGGAGGACGTCTCGTTTCAGATTCGTCGCGGCGAAATCGTCGGGATGCTCGGCCCCAACGGCGCCGGCAAGACCACCACGCTGCGCATGGTCGCGGGGTTTCTGTGCCCGACCGCAGGTGATGCGCGCGTCGCCGGGCGATCGGTCACCGACGATCCCATCGGCGCGCGCCGCCGCCTGGGGTATCTGCCCGAGCACGCGGCGCTGTACCCCGAGATGCGTGCCGGCGAGTACCTTCGCTTCCGCGCGGAGCTGAAGGGCGTGCCGCGCGCTCGTATCGCCGCTCGCGTAGACGAGGCCGCGGAGCTCTGCGGCGTGCGGCCGGTGCTGCGCCGATTGATCGGAGAACTATCCAAAGGCTACCGGCAGCGGGTCGCACTGGCCGATGCGCTGGTCCACGAGCCACAGCTGCTGGTGCTCGACGAGCCAACGCTCGGACTCGATCCCAACCAGATCCGCCAGGTGCGCGAGCTGATCCGCGCGCTGGCCGAGCGGCACACCGTGCTGATCTCAAGCCACATTTTGCCCGAAATCGAAATGACCTGTCACCGCGTGCTGATCCTGCATCGCGGTCGTCTTCTCGCCGACGGCCCAGTGGCGGAGCTCGCCGCGCAACTGCACCGCCGCCGGCGGATCATGATGCAGGTGCGCGCACCCGCCGCGGAGGTCCGGCGCCAGATCGCCATGCTGACCGGCACCTCGGACGTGCTGACCGAATCGCTCGCCGACGGTTGGCTCGAGGTGCAGCTCGAAGCCACCGCCGGCGATGACCTGCGGCCGTCGCTGGCCGCGCTGGCCGCCGCACGGGGTTGGCCGCTCCGCGAGCTGCGGCGCGAGGAGCTCTCGCTCGAGCAGGTGTTCCTTGCGTTGACCGGCGCAGACGGCCGGGGAGGGCCGCGATGA
- a CDS encoding ABC transporter permease: MTGFLTLLRRELRAYLCSPGAYIVAALFLLVAGAGFWTAVASIAAEPDGAVGLIEVSTWMFLLTIAAAAPLLSMRLFAEEYRTGTYETLMTAPVRPAAVVLAKYAGALLWYLAMLLPTLAWGPMLATAAAVPPAPDPAAVAGAYLGALLIGAWCLALGLFASALMRSQVAAGVLAVALILGWLFAGWVPFLWPIPAGDRLGAWISPVVHIADWSRGILDTRPLVAYLVNIAWVLFATDRVLEWRRWR; this comes from the coding sequence ATGACGGGCTTTCTGACGCTGCTGCGCCGCGAACTGCGCGCGTACCTGTGTTCGCCCGGCGCCTACATTGTGGCGGCGCTTTTTCTGTTGGTGGCGGGAGCCGGTTTCTGGACCGCGGTCGCCTCCATTGCGGCGGAGCCGGACGGCGCCGTCGGCCTGATCGAAGTCTCAACCTGGATGTTCTTGCTGACGATCGCCGCCGCGGCGCCGTTGCTCTCGATGCGGCTGTTTGCGGAAGAATACCGGACGGGCACTTACGAGACGCTGATGACTGCGCCAGTGCGCCCCGCCGCTGTGGTGCTCGCCAAATATGCCGGCGCGCTGCTCTGGTATCTCGCCATGCTCCTGCCGACGCTCGCCTGGGGGCCGATGCTGGCCACCGCGGCCGCGGTGCCACCCGCGCCGGACCCGGCGGCGGTCGCAGGCGCCTATCTCGGCGCACTGCTGATCGGCGCCTGGTGCCTGGCGCTGGGTCTGTTCGCGTCGGCGCTCATGCGTTCTCAGGTCGCGGCGGGAGTGCTGGCGGTCGCGCTGATTCTGGGCTGGCTGTTCGCGGGATGGGTGCCGTTTCTCTGGCCGATCCCGGCGGGCGATCGCCTGGGCGCCTGGATCTCGCCGGTCGTTCACATCGCCGACTGGTCGCGCGGCATTCTGGACACCCGGCCGCTGGTGGCCTACCTCGTCAACATCGCCTGGGTTCTGTTCGCGACCGATCGTGTGCTGGAGTGGCGGCGATGGCGCTAA